A single genomic interval of uncultured Desulfobacter sp. harbors:
- a CDS encoding hemolysin family protein, whose product MSFELILLCVCLFLSGFFSMSETALFSISKVKAFHISKDGSKSGRLILEMKEDSHTLLTTILIGNNLVNIGASSLATSLAIVHFQSNAVGIATGVMTLLILVFGEIFPKSFAAHNNILVSRAVIYPIYWLSKILWPLIFVLNFIPKLHGTIYNSQETVTEDELMTMVEVVEGEGEIKEEEREYITNIFEFDDTYCSEIMTPRADMFVVDAAEGIDIPTVLKTGFSRIPVIEDTIDNIVGILHIKDLFSRYLENNRSEATPDSLDIKAIMKKPYFIPESKKLDSLLKAFKAKKSHMAVVVDEYGGVSGIVTLEDVVEEIFGEIADESDQNTPDIVQIKGNKWLVLGKTDIYHLNKELNLGIPESTNYDTVSGFFLELVERIPNPGESIRMNNWVFSVKDMDGNRIQSFIIKPVEES is encoded by the coding sequence ATGAGTTTCGAACTGATCCTCTTATGTGTCTGTCTTTTTCTGTCAGGTTTTTTTTCCATGTCTGAAACAGCACTTTTTTCCATATCCAAAGTCAAAGCCTTTCATATTTCTAAAGACGGTTCAAAGTCCGGCCGGCTTATTCTGGAGATGAAGGAAGATTCCCACACCCTTTTGACCACCATTCTCATAGGCAACAACTTGGTCAACATTGGTGCATCATCCCTTGCCACATCCCTTGCCATTGTACATTTTCAGTCCAATGCCGTCGGGATTGCCACCGGTGTTATGACACTTCTGATTCTTGTTTTCGGCGAAATTTTTCCAAAATCCTTTGCTGCTCACAACAATATCTTGGTTTCAAGGGCAGTCATATATCCCATATATTGGTTGTCAAAAATTTTATGGCCTTTGATCTTTGTGCTTAATTTCATACCTAAATTGCACGGCACCATATACAATTCCCAGGAAACCGTAACCGAGGATGAACTGATGACCATGGTGGAAGTGGTGGAAGGGGAAGGTGAAATCAAGGAGGAAGAAAGGGAATATATCACCAATATCTTTGAATTTGATGACACCTATTGTTCTGAAATTATGACACCCAGGGCGGATATGTTTGTGGTGGATGCAGCCGAAGGCATAGATATTCCAACGGTTTTAAAAACAGGATTTTCACGTATTCCTGTGATTGAGGATACCATAGATAATATTGTAGGGATTCTGCATATTAAGGATCTATTTTCCAGATACCTGGAAAATAACCGTTCCGAGGCCACTCCGGACAGCCTTGATATCAAAGCGATTATGAAAAAGCCGTATTTCATCCCGGAATCAAAGAAACTGGATTCGCTGCTTAAAGCGTTTAAAGCAAAAAAGAGCCATATGGCTGTTGTGGTTGATGAGTATGGTGGCGTGTCCGGTATTGTAACCCTTGAGGATGTGGTTGAAGAAATTTTTGGAGAAATTGCCGACGAGTCCGATCAAAATACACCGGACATTGTCCAGATTAAAGGGAACAAATGGCTGGTGTTAGGTAAAACAGATATATATCATCTCAACAAAGAATTGAATTTGGGTATTCCCGAATCTACAAACTACGATACGGTCTCGGGATTTTTCCTGGAACTTGTGGAGCGTATCCCCAATCCCGGGGAGTCCATCCGTATGAATAACTGGGTCTTTTCGGTAAAGGACATGGATGGCAACCGGATTCAGTCGTTTATTATTAAACCGGTTGAAGAATCCTGA
- a CDS encoding DUF4011 domain-containing protein — protein MVQKAKIKATIIPKFNLSFYQNSIPVICELRIVNNDDTPIDNIELKLSSKPSFFAQKTWRVESLKNDQDYLFSDLDISINRDLLSRLTEAETAQISFELFGSEEQLDTLELPIELLARNEWGGIGYMPELIAAFVQPNEPTIERLLKKAASILRQNGKPSELIGYNDGSKRVWELSSAIWTAVGAMGLDYSLPPASFENEGQKIRSPLQISDTGIATCMDTTLLFCALLEQCNLNPIVVFTKGHVFAGVWLKQEEFSTVVVDDITALRKRVQLKELILFETTLITQRPCPSFGIAIERAIKQISENEEANFELAIDIRRARFQRIKPLSSDTSVTYVEKEIEDTEDSIPAFEEAPDLPETEDIFTDAAEKVTPASRLERWQRKLLDLSLRNNLLNFRTTKKSVMFDAPEPGRIEDILADGHTLRLQPRPELMEGKDKRNKAIYETRTNDDIIRSHAKDALNRNIIYAKLSKQELENRLVGLYRFARASLQEGGANTLFLALGFLSWTRDSKDRKKYKAPLILMPISLHRKSVRSGFTFRLMEDEPKFNPTLIEMLRQDFNLELNFEQDELPKDEHGLDIRGIWNKVSHSIVDIPGWEVMEDIVLSTFSFAKYLMWKDLVDRTGQLKQSQVVKHLIDTPKDPFVSSIEFPELKNLDVDYSPEHIFCPLPVDSSQLSAIIAASKGKDFVLIGPPGTGKSQTIANLISQCLAEQKTVLFVSEKIAALNVVHRRLSQIGLGDFCIELHSNKARKLELLEKLRTSWDAKGGVDTAEWKAKAQRLKEIRDRLNTFVDCLHTKRRNGMSVFNAIGLVVAGQNMSKLDLRWPSADEHTDHDLYQLKKIVDEIAIHAKNIGNISDHPLRIISKGDWSPNWQQSIVEVARDGIHSVDELLDKTKTILTQLNISESHYNFAFLEGLSLLCNTLPKAAGKDWRFVLLPDAISITQTLEDGLRLLKDYNNNEEQLSKPWSASLIEKIRIGLDLIEAHRTLVEEFSVNYNVEKLQQIDIETTQKELKETESSWFVGKWMGYRKIRSIFQEAQKEDSSLKITEDVLQIDIGNLEKLRNLELEIESLNELSHSTDNLWNGLQTSVEDILLGIEFQTFLSNRLSTKLNEEHVNIRDDYEAILDGKCGAIMQKDLKLIDSMQALLTKLEKFHTLKEKTNGVWLGLDTDIAQVEDIISFQKAISNSLSKIAKTPESIRLIKESLNDLLGDANMLLEQNGLISTSGVEFNSSLDRFSQSVEDLSESTGRSETSLGNFIEEDPKKMRGFCNEIINFEQKINSWCAWIRIREQAVQKGLLPLTEALENKRIEPDEILEAFNTNYAQWWINTIVENDDILKTFVSATHERYIEDFRSLDQKFTDLTCAYVRSGLCSNLPDHDEAKKNTEWGILRREMQKKRRHMPLREMMKQIPNVITKLAPCLMMSPLSIAQYLSADTALFDIVVFDEASQISVWDAIGAIARAKQVVLVGDPKQLPPTSFFDRTEADGEYDPDVEEDLESILDECLGASLPTMNLMWHYRSRHESLISFSNNRYYGGGLITFPSPATKDRAVRFHFQQNGIYEKGGARINKPEAAALVEHIINRLNDKAFKKSNLTIGVVTFNSEQQNLIENLLDNERRKDPSIESFFSDDNVEPLFVKNLESVQGDERDIMYFSITYGPDISGSISMNFGPMNRDGGERRLNVAITRARQELHIFSSLRTEQIDLSRTRALGVRDLKHFMEYAEQGSKALASSNYGSIGDYESPFEQAVANALIQKGWIVHPQVGVSSFRIDLGIVNPDVPGKYLAGIECDGATYHRSATARDRDKVREQVLVNLGWDIIRIWSTDWWIDAGGSIEKVHSTLVNLLGIHRESAKLKDMSDEEIIELDEIEAIKEQEPATNESASKAFEIVETKEDSIEKVPEKVQDVNLKYAKANYEHRESSDVQIIFHPYSIYSCGELTDPRQAEGDEIASNLMEIINIEGPMLAKRAYDIYLKTCGIKRMGKELKKIMNKSLQILVRQGDVVIQDEMNIGGLVYTYIRTKDTQPIVLRERGPRTFNEIPPSEVLIVANYIRAEAKEHIENDDQLYRNVLNEFDLKRLTAATKERLDDILALDLDYVDAWLESNGVSVP, from the coding sequence ATGGTTCAAAAAGCGAAGATCAAAGCAACCATAATTCCAAAATTTAATCTGTCATTCTACCAAAACTCAATCCCTGTGATTTGTGAGCTAAGAATTGTTAATAATGATGATACTCCAATTGATAACATCGAGCTAAAATTGTCTTCAAAGCCATCATTTTTTGCTCAAAAAACATGGCGAGTAGAATCCTTAAAAAATGATCAGGACTACCTGTTTTCAGATCTGGATATCTCCATTAATAGAGACTTGCTGTCACGTTTAACAGAGGCAGAGACTGCTCAAATCAGTTTCGAATTGTTCGGTTCTGAAGAACAGTTGGATACATTAGAACTCCCCATAGAACTATTGGCACGTAATGAATGGGGAGGAATTGGATACATGCCTGAATTAATAGCCGCATTTGTTCAACCAAACGAGCCAACCATAGAGCGATTATTAAAAAAAGCTGCATCTATTTTAAGACAGAATGGGAAGCCGAGTGAGTTAATTGGCTACAACGATGGTTCAAAAAGAGTTTGGGAATTATCGTCAGCTATTTGGACTGCCGTTGGGGCGATGGGGCTTGATTATTCTTTGCCGCCTGCAAGCTTTGAGAATGAAGGTCAAAAAATACGCTCTCCCTTACAGATCTCAGATACTGGTATTGCAACGTGCATGGATACAACACTATTATTCTGCGCATTGTTAGAACAATGTAACTTAAATCCAATTGTTGTCTTCACAAAAGGGCATGTCTTTGCAGGCGTTTGGCTCAAGCAAGAAGAGTTTTCTACTGTAGTTGTCGATGATATCACAGCATTACGAAAGCGAGTCCAGTTAAAAGAACTCATACTATTTGAAACAACTTTGATAACACAAAGACCTTGCCCAAGTTTTGGAATCGCAATTGAAAGAGCTATAAAGCAGATTTCAGAAAACGAAGAAGCTAATTTTGAATTGGCAATTGATATTCGTCGGGCTCGTTTTCAAAGAATCAAACCATTATCAAGTGATACATCCGTAACTTATGTTGAAAAAGAAATAGAAGACACCGAAGACAGCATACCCGCATTTGAAGAAGCACCAGATCTCCCAGAAACTGAGGACATATTTACTGATGCTGCCGAAAAAGTGACTCCTGCAAGCCGTTTGGAACGATGGCAAAGAAAACTTCTTGATCTGTCACTTCGCAATAATCTTTTGAATTTCAGGACAACAAAAAAGTCCGTTATGTTTGATGCGCCTGAACCAGGAAGAATCGAAGATATACTTGCTGATGGGCATACTCTAAGGTTGCAGCCTCGTCCAGAACTGATGGAGGGCAAAGATAAAAGAAATAAAGCTATCTATGAGACCCGTACCAATGACGATATCATTCGAAGTCATGCAAAAGATGCATTAAATAGAAACATTATTTATGCGAAGTTATCAAAACAGGAACTTGAAAACAGATTAGTAGGACTATATCGATTTGCACGTGCATCTTTGCAGGAGGGTGGTGCGAATACGCTCTTCCTGGCTTTAGGCTTTTTATCTTGGACAAGAGATTCAAAAGATAGAAAGAAATATAAAGCCCCATTGATCCTTATGCCAATCTCGCTACACAGAAAAAGTGTCCGATCCGGTTTCACGTTTCGCCTAATGGAGGATGAACCCAAGTTCAATCCAACATTAATTGAAATGTTGAGGCAGGATTTCAATCTTGAATTAAACTTTGAGCAAGATGAACTGCCAAAAGATGAGCATGGGCTTGATATTCGGGGAATATGGAATAAGGTTTCTCACTCAATTGTTGATATTCCTGGTTGGGAGGTGATGGAAGATATAGTTCTTTCCACCTTCTCATTTGCCAAATATCTTATGTGGAAAGATCTTGTCGATCGCACAGGACAGTTAAAACAAAGCCAAGTTGTAAAACACCTGATCGACACACCAAAAGACCCTTTTGTTTCATCCATTGAGTTCCCTGAACTAAAGAACTTAGATGTCGATTATTCTCCAGAGCATATTTTTTGTCCTCTACCCGTAGATTCGTCTCAGTTATCGGCAATTATAGCGGCATCAAAAGGCAAAGATTTTGTTCTAATTGGCCCTCCAGGGACAGGGAAAAGCCAAACTATTGCGAATCTAATCTCTCAATGCTTAGCAGAGCAGAAAACTGTCTTGTTTGTTTCAGAAAAAATTGCTGCCTTGAATGTAGTGCATAGACGGCTTTCCCAAATAGGTTTAGGTGACTTTTGTATAGAGCTTCATTCAAATAAAGCCCGAAAATTAGAATTGCTGGAAAAATTGAGAACATCTTGGGATGCAAAAGGGGGTGTGGATACTGCTGAGTGGAAAGCAAAGGCTCAGCGTTTAAAAGAAATCAGGGATCGCCTAAATACATTTGTAGACTGTTTGCACACCAAAAGACGGAACGGCATGAGTGTTTTTAATGCTATTGGTTTAGTTGTTGCTGGACAAAACATGTCAAAACTTGATTTAAGATGGCCCTCTGCAGATGAGCATACTGACCACGATTTATATCAACTTAAAAAAATAGTTGATGAGATAGCAATACACGCAAAAAATATTGGCAACATTTCAGATCATCCTTTAAGGATTATTTCAAAAGGTGATTGGTCCCCAAACTGGCAACAGTCGATTGTCGAAGTTGCCCGGGATGGTATCCATTCAGTTGATGAGCTTTTAGACAAAACTAAAACGATCCTCACTCAACTTAACATCTCAGAAAGTCATTATAATTTTGCATTTTTAGAAGGCTTAAGTCTTCTTTGTAACACTCTACCAAAAGCTGCAGGAAAAGATTGGCGCTTTGTCCTGCTTCCAGATGCGATTTCAATAACCCAAACCTTAGAAGACGGTTTAAGGTTACTAAAAGATTACAATAATAATGAAGAACAACTGTCTAAACCTTGGTCTGCGTCTTTAATAGAGAAGATTAGAATAGGACTGGACTTAATCGAGGCGCATCGAACTTTAGTAGAGGAGTTCTCTGTTAATTATAATGTTGAAAAGTTACAACAAATTGATATTGAGACGACCCAAAAAGAACTAAAAGAAACAGAGTCCTCTTGGTTTGTTGGCAAATGGATGGGCTATCGAAAAATAAGGTCTATTTTTCAAGAGGCTCAAAAAGAAGACAGTTCTTTAAAAATTACCGAAGACGTTTTGCAAATCGATATCGGCAACTTGGAAAAGCTTCGTAATTTGGAACTCGAAATTGAATCTCTAAACGAGCTATCTCATTCTACAGATAACCTTTGGAATGGATTGCAAACCTCAGTTGAGGATATTCTGTTAGGCATTGAGTTCCAAACCTTTTTATCAAATAGGTTGTCAACAAAACTGAATGAAGAACACGTTAATATAAGAGATGATTATGAAGCCATATTGGATGGCAAATGCGGCGCCATAATGCAAAAGGATCTCAAGCTTATAGATTCTATGCAGGCACTTCTAACGAAATTAGAAAAATTTCATACATTAAAAGAAAAAACTAATGGTGTCTGGCTTGGTTTAGACACAGATATAGCCCAAGTTGAAGATATTATATCGTTTCAAAAGGCCATATCAAATTCCTTATCAAAAATAGCTAAGACACCAGAATCAATACGGCTGATTAAGGAATCATTAAACGATCTATTGGGTGATGCGAATATGCTCTTGGAACAAAATGGATTGATATCAACGTCAGGGGTTGAATTCAATTCGTCATTAGATCGTTTTTCACAATCTGTTGAAGACCTATCTGAAAGCACGGGACGTTCCGAAACCAGTTTGGGTAATTTCATAGAGGAAGATCCCAAAAAAATGAGGGGCTTTTGTAACGAAATTATCAATTTTGAGCAAAAGATTAACTCATGGTGCGCATGGATAAGGATAAGAGAACAAGCTGTTCAAAAAGGGTTACTCCCGCTAACAGAGGCTTTAGAAAACAAAAGGATAGAACCAGACGAAATTTTGGAGGCATTTAATACTAATTATGCACAGTGGTGGATCAATACAATTGTTGAAAATGACGACATTCTAAAAACATTTGTGTCTGCAACACATGAAAGGTACATAGAGGACTTTAGAAGCCTTGATCAAAAATTCACTGATTTGACATGCGCCTATGTTCGCAGTGGTTTATGCTCTAACTTACCAGATCATGATGAAGCCAAAAAGAATACAGAGTGGGGCATTCTAAGGCGGGAAATGCAAAAGAAAAGGCGCCACATGCCGCTTCGTGAGATGATGAAGCAAATCCCAAATGTAATTACGAAACTGGCACCGTGCTTGATGATGAGTCCTTTATCAATTGCCCAATATTTATCCGCAGACACTGCACTTTTTGATATCGTCGTTTTTGATGAGGCCTCACAGATATCTGTCTGGGATGCGATTGGTGCTATTGCAAGGGCAAAGCAAGTTGTCTTGGTGGGAGACCCAAAACAGCTTCCTCCAACTTCTTTTTTTGATCGTACAGAAGCTGACGGTGAATATGACCCTGATGTTGAAGAAGATTTAGAAAGTATTCTTGATGAATGCCTGGGCGCAAGTCTCCCTACAATGAACCTAATGTGGCATTACCGTAGCCGTCACGAGAGTTTAATCTCCTTTTCAAATAATAGGTACTACGGAGGGGGATTGATCACCTTTCCTTCTCCAGCGACAAAAGACAGGGCTGTTCGTTTTCATTTTCAGCAAAACGGTATCTATGAAAAAGGTGGGGCAAGAATTAATAAACCGGAAGCTGCTGCTCTTGTAGAGCATATTATTAATAGACTGAACGACAAAGCCTTCAAAAAATCAAATCTGACGATTGGCGTCGTCACCTTTAATTCAGAGCAGCAAAATCTAATAGAAAACCTTCTTGATAATGAAAGACGGAAAGATCCTTCGATTGAATCATTTTTCTCAGACGATAATGTTGAGCCTTTGTTCGTTAAAAATCTTGAAAGTGTTCAAGGCGATGAGCGAGATATTATGTATTTTTCAATTACATATGGCCCTGACATTAGTGGTTCAATTTCAATGAATTTTGGACCAATGAATCGGGATGGTGGAGAGCGCAGACTGAATGTCGCGATAACAAGAGCCAGACAGGAACTTCATATTTTCTCGAGTTTAAGAACAGAGCAAATTGACCTGTCAAGGACAAGAGCATTGGGTGTCCGTGACTTGAAGCATTTTATGGAATATGCGGAGCAAGGTTCAAAAGCACTTGCATCATCTAATTATGGCTCTATCGGAGATTATGAGAGCCCATTTGAACAAGCCGTAGCCAACGCATTGATTCAGAAAGGTTGGATTGTTCATCCCCAAGTAGGGGTGTCATCTTTTAGGATAGACTTAGGGATTGTTAACCCAGATGTTCCAGGGAAATACCTTGCCGGAATAGAGTGTGATGGGGCGACATATCATAGATCTGCCACAGCAAGGGATAGGGATAAAGTAAGAGAACAAGTTTTGGTCAACCTAGGATGGGATATCATTCGAATCTGGTCAACAGACTGGTGGATAGATGCAGGCGGTTCCATAGAAAAAGTGCATTCCACGTTAGTTAACCTATTGGGAATTCATAGAGAATCCGCAAAACTTAAAGATATGTCTGATGAAGAGATTATAGAGTTGGATGAAATTGAGGCAATTAAAGAACAAGAACCAGCTACAAACGAATCAGCGTCCAAGGCTTTTGAGATAGTTGAGACTAAAGAAGATTCAATTGAAAAAGTACCGGAAAAAGTGCAAGACGTAAATCTAAAGTATGCAAAAGCAAATTATGAACATCGTGAGAGTAGCGATGTACAAATAATTTTCCATCCTTATTCCATATACTCTTGCGGAGAGCTAACCGATCCAAGGCAAGCCGAAGGAGATGAAATCGCATCAAATCTTATGGAAATAATAAACATTGAAGGTCCGATGCTTGCCAAACGGGCCTATGATATTTATTTGAAAACCTGTGGCATAAAAAGGATGGGTAAAGAGCTTAAGAAAATCATGAACAAATCCCTCCAAATATTGGTCAGACAAGGCGATGTCGTGATTCAAGATGAAATGAATATCGGAGGACTAGTTTATACATATATTAGGACAAAAGACACACAACCAATAGTATTACGTGAAAGAGGGCCAAGAACCTTCAATGAAATCCCCCCGAGTGAAGTTTTAATTGTTGCAAATTACATTCGGGCTGAGGCGAAAGAACATATTGAAAATGATGATCAGCTATATCGAAATGTCCTAAATGAATTTGATTTAAAAAGGCTAACTGCAGCTACCAAAGAAAGGTTGGACGATATCCTCGCATTGGATCTTGATTATGTCGATGCTTGGTTAGAGTCAAATGGGGTGTCAGTCCCCTGA
- the lpxB gene encoding lipid-A-disaccharide synthase, whose amino-acid sequence MNNDHGLTWPVDTRTQPNTKTTRHIMILAGEPSGDFHGAALVRSLKELCPGTRITGIGGKAMAGQGADIFFPIDKLSAMGLIQVIKQLGTIKQAFSLVKRRLKTDPPDAVVLIDYPGFNLKTASFIKQHYDIPVCYYIAPKVWAWNSRRLDTIAKFTDHVALIFPFEIPIYKAKKIFATYVGNPLVDEYPQSLPILHKKNKKGLPEDLIIGLLPGSRSAEIDKLLPVMLDSAGIIAKRYPHLKFLISSGIKQHEKRIKDIVSHHPNSDLCRIVTGRPKQIFDRADLLVATSGTVTLEAALNLVPTVIIYKMSSVAYRLAKLLVKSRYIGLANLIVGRQVMPELIQDNANAGNISETVLSMLPELENHRQQLHQVRRRLGLPGASKRTATIIFNLIQKHEAKMCR is encoded by the coding sequence ATGAATAACGACCATGGGTTAACCTGGCCTGTCGACACCCGGACGCAACCCAATACAAAGACGACCCGGCATATCATGATCCTTGCCGGAGAACCTTCAGGCGATTTCCACGGAGCAGCCCTGGTGCGTTCGTTAAAAGAACTTTGCCCAGGTACCCGGATTACGGGTATCGGTGGTAAAGCCATGGCAGGGCAGGGGGCCGACATTTTCTTCCCCATTGACAAGCTGTCTGCCATGGGGCTTATTCAAGTGATCAAGCAGTTAGGTACCATTAAACAGGCTTTTTCCCTTGTTAAGCGACGATTAAAAACAGACCCCCCTGATGCTGTTGTGCTCATTGACTATCCGGGCTTTAATTTGAAAACCGCTAGCTTTATTAAACAGCATTATGATATTCCCGTTTGTTATTATATTGCACCAAAGGTGTGGGCCTGGAATTCAAGACGTCTGGATACCATTGCAAAATTCACTGACCATGTGGCACTGATCTTTCCCTTTGAAATCCCCATTTATAAAGCCAAAAAAATTTTTGCCACCTATGTGGGAAATCCCCTGGTGGATGAATACCCCCAAAGCCTGCCGATTTTACATAAAAAAAATAAAAAAGGCCTGCCCGAGGATCTGATTATCGGCCTGCTTCCGGGTTCGAGATCAGCTGAGATTGATAAACTGCTCCCTGTCATGCTGGATTCCGCCGGCATTATTGCAAAAAGATATCCCCATCTAAAGTTTCTTATTTCCTCCGGCATTAAACAGCATGAAAAACGCATTAAAGATATTGTTTCTCACCATCCAAACAGCGATTTATGCCGGATTGTAACAGGACGGCCAAAACAGATTTTTGACCGGGCCGACCTTCTGGTTGCCACATCGGGAACCGTCACGCTGGAAGCGGCTTTAAATCTTGTACCCACTGTCATAATTTATAAAATGTCCTCTGTTGCCTACCGGCTTGCAAAATTGCTTGTGAAAAGCAGATACATCGGACTGGCCAATCTGATTGTCGGCCGCCAGGTGATGCCGGAGCTGATCCAGGACAATGCCAATGCCGGAAACATCAGTGAAACCGTCTTATCAATGCTACCTGAACTTGAGAATCATAGACAGCAACTTCATCAGGTCCGCAGACGATTAGGTCTGCCGGGCGCTTCGAAACGCACGGCAACCATTATATTTAACCTGATTCAAAAACATGAGGCAAAAATGTGTCGATAA
- a CDS encoding homocysteine S-methyltransferase family protein, whose product MNKLLKNNNIILLEAAIIEQLRRSGPIKLHHTLMNAPLIYNKEEKEALKNIYQNYINISLEAEIPFLMCTPTWRANQSRVSNSDINPSVNTHAVHFLQEIRNSQQSGKNLIKIGGMIGCRNDCYKPEEGLSAVESEQFHSWQIAQLAEASPDFLIAATLPNVDEAIGIAKAMEKTGIPYIISFVISRNGHILDGTDMTDAVDMIYFSTNQKPLGFMINCSYPTFLCADKQSSKLFTRLIGYQANASSLDHCDLDGADQLEKESLSDWGNEMLKLNKSYGIKILGGCCGTGEEHLRYIVNHKHD is encoded by the coding sequence ATGAATAAACTTCTCAAAAACAATAATATTATTCTACTCGAAGCTGCGATTATCGAACAATTACGACGGTCAGGCCCTATAAAACTTCATCACACACTTATGAACGCACCGTTGATTTATAATAAGGAAGAAAAAGAAGCGCTTAAAAACATTTATCAGAATTACATCAATATTTCTCTGGAAGCGGAAATTCCTTTTCTAATGTGTACTCCGACGTGGAGAGCAAACCAGTCCCGTGTAAGCAATTCAGATATTAATCCTTCCGTAAATACACATGCAGTGCATTTTTTACAAGAGATTCGTAACTCACAGCAATCAGGCAAAAATTTGATAAAAATCGGCGGAATGATAGGATGCAGAAACGACTGCTACAAACCCGAGGAAGGATTATCGGCAGTAGAATCTGAACAGTTTCATTCATGGCAAATTGCCCAACTTGCAGAAGCAAGTCCTGATTTTTTAATCGCTGCCACTCTGCCAAATGTTGATGAAGCTATAGGTATAGCCAAAGCAATGGAAAAAACTGGCATACCATACATTATCAGTTTTGTTATTTCCCGCAACGGACATATTTTAGATGGTACAGATATGACTGATGCCGTTGATATGATTTATTTTTCTACAAATCAAAAACCGCTTGGTTTTATGATTAACTGTTCATATCCGACATTTTTATGTGCAGACAAACAGTCTTCAAAGCTTTTTACCAGACTGATCGGTTATCAGGCAAATGCCTCTTCACTGGATCATTGTGATCTTGACGGAGCAGATCAATTGGAGAAAGAAAGTTTGTCTGATTGGGGGAACGAAATGCTAAAACTTAACAAATCATATGGAATTAAAATATTGGGTGGGTGTTGTGGAACAGGCGAAGAACACCTAAGATATATTGTAAATCACAAACACGACTAA
- a CDS encoding GAK system XXXCH domain-containing protein has translation MSAIKQQQDEFKSVKQRLSKIQLVIKKDLKDGRFPRVDDLNHFIATSREMDRLCQNEWRVEMDNYMDRLDQLETAMKNNELQAIENAFHELLDCKISCHKEFRQQ, from the coding sequence ATGTCCGCGATCAAACAACAACAGGATGAGTTTAAATCGGTGAAGCAACGCTTGAGTAAGATACAGCTGGTTATAAAAAAGGATCTTAAGGACGGCCGCTTCCCTCGGGTGGATGATCTTAACCACTTCATTGCCACATCCAGAGAAATGGACCGACTCTGCCAAAATGAATGGCGGGTAGAAATGGACAATTATATGGACCGGCTTGATCAACTTGAGACTGCCATGAAAAATAATGAGCTGCAGGCTATCGAAAATGCCTTTCATGAATTGCTTGATTGCAAAATTTCCTGCCACAAAGAATTCAGGCAACAATAG
- the lpxI gene encoding UDP-2,3-diacylglucosamine diphosphatase LpxI (LpxI, functionally equivalent to LpxH, replaces it in LPS biosynthesis in a minority of bacteria.), with protein sequence MNDPEGNNCSSHIGLIAGGGQFPILFAQKARANGYKVIGAGFHSETDPQLAQQTHRFEWLYLGQLSKLIRYFKSHGVTKALLMGSISKANIFKDIRPDFKALAFIAKTAGTHDDTILSSFADFLEKQGITLVPSTFLLPELISPKGCWTKRKPDRSEKKDIQQGWKLAKAVGLLDIGQCLVISNGTVLAVEAIDGTDATIERGGRLSRGNGATVVKLSKPHQDLRFDLPSSGCTTIETMHRSGVNVLVLEAEKSISFDREKMIALANKCNISIIAMTEDEIHE encoded by the coding sequence ATGAACGACCCAGAAGGCAATAATTGTTCTTCCCACATCGGCCTGATTGCAGGAGGCGGCCAGTTTCCGATACTTTTCGCCCAAAAGGCACGTGCAAACGGTTATAAAGTTATTGGGGCAGGATTCCACAGCGAAACCGACCCCCAACTTGCCCAACAGACCCACCGGTTTGAATGGCTTTATCTTGGTCAACTCAGCAAACTGATTCGCTATTTTAAATCCCATGGTGTTACCAAGGCGTTGCTCATGGGGTCCATCAGCAAGGCTAATATTTTCAAAGATATAAGACCGGATTTCAAAGCCCTTGCCTTTATTGCCAAAACTGCGGGGACCCACGATGACACTATTCTTTCATCTTTTGCGGATTTTTTGGAGAAGCAGGGTATTACCCTGGTACCTTCCACCTTTCTTCTGCCGGAGCTTATAAGCCCTAAAGGATGCTGGACAAAACGGAAACCGGACAGATCAGAAAAAAAAGATATTCAGCAGGGATGGAAACTTGCCAAAGCTGTTGGCCTTCTTGATATCGGCCAGTGTCTTGTTATTTCCAATGGAACGGTGCTTGCCGTAGAAGCCATTGACGGCACGGACGCCACCATAGAACGGGGAGGGCGGTTGAGCCGGGGCAATGGGGCCACAGTTGTAAAACTATCCAAGCCCCACCAGGATTTACGCTTTGATTTACCTTCATCCGGGTGTACCACCATTGAAACCATGCACCGGTCAGGTGTAAATGTGCTTGTGCTTGAAGCTGAAAAGTCAATTTCATTTGACCGTGAAAAAATGATTGCCCTTGCAAATAAGTGCAATATCAGCATAATCGCTATGACTGAGGATGAGATCCATGAATAA